A region of Allocoleopsis franciscana PCC 7113 DNA encodes the following proteins:
- a CDS encoding M23 family metallopeptidase: MANLGTPVLSVEAGTIAFAGKQGGYGNLVVVNHQGGRQTRYAHRKPGVGQDGSVGEGRR; this comes from the coding sequence ATGGCTAATCTTGGTACTCCTGTACTGTCTGTTGAGGCGGGAACGATAGCCTTCGCCGGAAAACAGGGCGGTTATGGCAATTTGGTGGTTGTGAATCACCAAGGTGGACGACAAACTCGCTATGCTCATCGGAAACCAGGTGTGGGTCAGGACGGGTCAGTCGGTGAAGGTAGGCGCTAA
- a CDS encoding peptidoglycan DD-metalloendopeptidase family protein produces MLIGNQVWVRTGQSVKVGAKLGTVGTTGRPDTTKLHLPFEVRYYYSSQGWIAQDP; encoded by the coding sequence ATGCTCATCGGAAACCAGGTGTGGGTCAGGACGGGTCAGTCGGTGAAGGTAGGCGCTAAACTGGGAACTGTTGGAACTACCGGACGCCCTGACACCACAAAATTGCATCTACCTTTTGAAGTTCGTTACTATTATTCATCTCAAGGTTGGATTGCCCAAGACCCATAA